In Wolinella succinogenes DSM 1740, a single genomic region encodes these proteins:
- a CDS encoding HyaD/HybD family hydrogenase maturation endopeptidase, translating into MKILVLGIGNILFGDEGIGVHLSNLLKVNYRFEGPHQVDVIDGGTLAQLLIPLITSYDYVIVIDCVDAGGGKIGEVYFFDFDNVPNVITWQGSAHEVEMLQTLRMTEVNGDLPPVKIVGVIPSIIGSETAFDLSKEVAEASVTMEKIVLNHLQELGVEITRIDSKTIDEIAPLSYKGF; encoded by the coding sequence TTGAAGATATTGGTTTTAGGAATAGGGAATATCCTATTTGGCGATGAGGGGATTGGGGTGCATCTCTCCAACCTCCTCAAAGTAAATTATCGTTTTGAAGGCCCCCACCAAGTCGATGTGATCGATGGGGGCACACTCGCGCAACTCCTCATCCCTCTCATCACCTCCTATGATTATGTGATTGTTATTGATTGCGTGGACGCAGGCGGAGGAAAAATCGGAGAGGTCTACTTCTTTGATTTTGACAATGTCCCTAATGTGATCACTTGGCAAGGAAGCGCGCATGAGGTGGAGATGCTTCAGACTCTTCGGATGACTGAGGTTAATGGCGATCTACCCCCTGTGAAAATCGTGGGAGTAATCCCTTCGATCATTGGGAGTGAGACGGCCTTTGATCTCTCAAAAGAGGTGGCAGAAGCGAGTGTGACGATGGAGAAGATCGTCCTCAATCATCTTCAAGAGTTGGGAGTAGAGATCACGCGAATCGATTCAAAGACGATCGATGAGATTGCCCCCCTCTCTTACAAAGGTTTTTAG
- the cybH gene encoding Ni/Fe-hydrogenase, b-type cytochrome subunit has product MENRANTEGTFERELEFTALTRWFHWIRAIAIFVLIVTGFYIAYPFLTPIKNSEPTNFMYALARSWHQIFGFALIAVTIFRVYLFIFDKGCRVERASFWDLINPLTWFRQLRNYMLLGPHPHLKGVYNPVQLAAYMGLMVLILLISVTGIILYYNVYHDGLGAILFAIFKPLEVMFGGLANVRAIHHITTWAFVIFIPVHIYMATWNSARYPNGGIDSIFSGFRYHKKHY; this is encoded by the coding sequence ATGGAAAACAGAGCGAATACCGAGGGGACTTTTGAGCGAGAGTTGGAGTTTACAGCTCTCACTCGCTGGTTCCACTGGATCAGGGCTATTGCCATTTTCGTGCTGATCGTGACGGGTTTTTATATTGCCTATCCGTTCCTAACGCCGATCAAGAACTCTGAGCCGACCAATTTCATGTACGCTTTGGCTCGAAGCTGGCATCAGATTTTTGGCTTTGCCCTTATTGCGGTGACTATTTTTAGAGTCTACCTCTTTATCTTTGACAAAGGGTGCAGGGTTGAGCGAGCCTCTTTTTGGGATCTCATCAATCCTTTGACATGGTTTAGGCAACTAAGAAACTATATGCTTCTTGGACCTCACCCCCATCTCAAAGGGGTTTACAATCCCGTTCAGCTAGCAGCCTATATGGGCTTGATGGTGCTTATCCTGCTCATCTCTGTCACGGGAATCATCCTCTACTATAATGTCTATCATGATGGACTAGGGGCGATTCTTTTTGCAATCTTTAAACCTCTTGAAGTGATGTTTGGAGGGTTGGCCAATGTGCGAGCCATCCACCATATCACCACTTGGGCGTTTGTGATTTTTATTCCTGTCCACATCTATATGGCGACATGGAACTCCGCGCGCTATCCTAATGGCGGAATTGATTCAATTTTTAGTGGTTTCCGATACCACAAAAAACACTATTAA